The Amblyomma americanum isolate KBUSLIRL-KWMA chromosome 5, ASM5285725v1, whole genome shotgun sequence genome window below encodes:
- the LOC144134752 gene encoding uncharacterized protein LOC144134752 produces MNCSQSLSETSASVRRAGEPAAVSGEPVSKGYVQSRSSQSLLLFQEDADGASPTGSTLNQDCSHAIGFIMVQSDHTYAGPSTEASASSLEPGTAGVAATMSASTDLSPGAPFSSSPLSYEG; encoded by the exons atgaactgttcacaatctctgagcgaaacttcggcatcagtgcgccgggctggagaaccag ctgctgtctccggtgaacctgtttccaaggggtatgtccagagtcggtcgtcccagtcgctgctactcttccaagaag atgcagatggtgccagccctactgGTTCTACGCTGAACCAAGATTGTTCCCACGCCATtggcttcataatggttcagt ctgaccacacatatgcaggaccaagcactgaagcaagcgcttcatctctggaacctggcacggcaggggtgGCCGCAACAATGTCAGCGAGTACTGATCTGTcaccaggagctccgttcagcagttcgcctctttcttatgaaggttag
- the LOC144132496 gene encoding uncharacterized protein LOC144132496, protein MPGCCVPLCSNHSRNGWRMFSFPRDPKRRLLWTVKIKRDKWQPANSSRICNAHFEDNCYENHRADGRKLLKSNAVPTIFSFRPMVHHQRKAPKERGTPALPTTSNSTVQEQGPGVFADCDEPGGTNLSEEVVYQPSDGQTEQNEGCDAHSSSSCCAQLRKQLEDVRKNHRQLQEVHKKANLTINSLKKKVRKLKSAVEHFKKRIKFLNKDQVRALSRKSNKGSIWSPQTIKQGLQLKFSCGKSGYRTLRQLGYPLPAERTLSRRLHWLKFSPGILTDVVELLQAKAQGMEDVEKDCVLFIDEMEIARGFQLDRAEDIVYGGVTLPQKPDEPANHALVFMVGGLNQRWKQVIAYHFTGSHVDGRTLKDIVLQVVQLCADISLRVRVVTSDMGASNRAMWRELGFSSHRNSKTTCSIPHPSLNDMELFFNADAAHVLKNIKGQLITSHAFTLSEATASQCDLPSREVKLDHVHAVLEFDKERELKLAPKLSEAHVSSGHFTKMKVGLAVQFFREAPSAIRYLIKEKVLDIEAETTAWFLELVSRWYALMSSRHPSVALSLHDVAKHHRALETLNLALNTFQGMSMGSTSQWKPSQAGLLISTTVVLRLQDILLNSEGYSFLLTSRLLQDCLENLFSVVRLRKPVPDAYDMKCALKLVCISQFLHTPSTTSYSVDDSEYLVDLLSNGKRELAEAEVKEIDDSEVLFIEALTSTECSILFHIAGFLVKGILKAINNCEQCKATLLGSSDAENAYLTRLKEYLENGDNLHYPSPEVMKVLKSCEEHFKGITEWAESLLTMKSPVQAVITYLRQMVPFNVETCQAHNEIIQKLLYSTYARTRLRIHLRQLEEKKVNGHASKTCAGVSLP, encoded by the coding sequence CTATGGTCCACCACCAAAGAAAGGCTCCTAAGGAGAGAGGCACACCCGCTCTACCAACTACATCAAACTCAACAGTGCAGGAACAAGGACCTGGCGTTTTTGCGGATTGCGATGAGCCTGGGGGAACGAACTTAAGTGAAGAGGTTGTCTATCAGCCTAGCGATGGACAAACAGAGCAAAATGAAGGCTGCGATGCACATTCATCCAGTAGTTGTTGCGCTCAACTGAGAAAACAACTGGAAGATGTGAGAAAGAACCACAGACAACTTCAAGAAGTGCATAAAAAAGCCAACTTGACTATTAACTCTCTTAAAAAGAAGGTGCGAAAGCTAAAAAGCGCCGTAGAGCActttaaaaaaaggataaaatttttaaataaagATCAAGTTCGTGCACTTTCCCGAAAAAGCAACAAGGGAAgcatctggtcgccgcagactatTAAACAGGGGCTTCAACTGAAGTTTTCTTGTGGGAAGTCTGGTTACAGAACTCTCAGACAGCTCGGCTATCCACTTCCGGCAGAAAGAACTCTATCTCGTCGCCTCCACTGGCTCAAGTTCTCACCAGGAATTCTTACAGACGTTGTAGAACTTCTCCAAGCGAAGGCACAAGGCATGGAAGATGTAGAAAAAGACTGCGTCCTCTTTATCGATGAGATGGAGATTGCCAGAGGGTTTCAGCTTGACCGCGCTGAAGACATTGTGTATGGGGGAGTGACATTGCCACAAAAGCCAGATGAGCCTGCTAATCACGCTCTGGTGTTTATGGTTGGAGGTCTCAACCAGCGATGGAAGCAGGTGATAGCTTATCATTTCACTGGAAGCcatgtggatggccgcacgctcaAGGACATTGTTCTGCAAGTTGTCCAACTCTGCGCCGATATTTCCCTCAGAGTTCGGGTTGTAACGTCCGACATGGGCGCCTCAAATCGAGCGATGTGGCGTGAGCTGGGATTTTCTAGCCACCGAAATTCGAAGACAACCTGCTCAATACCACACCCTTCGCTCAATGATATGGAGTTGTTCTTCAACGCAGACGCTGCTCATGTTTTGAAGAATATTAAAGGTCAGTTGATAACATCTCATGCATTTACATTAAGTGAAGCAACAGCCAGCCAGTGCGATCTTCCCTCACGTGAAGTGAAACTGGATCATGTGCATGCTGTGCTGGAGTTTGACAAGGAAAGGGAGCTAAAGCTCGCACCGAAGCTCTCTGAAGCCCATGTCTCATCTGGACATTTTACGAAAATGAAAGTCGGACTTGCCGTGCAATTTTTCAGAGAAGCTCCCAGTGCAATCCGATACCTCATCAAGGAAAAAGTGCTGGACATAGAGGCAGAAACAACAGCTTGGTTTTTAGAGCTGGTATCAAGATGGTACGCATTAATGTCGTCGCGTCATCCATCTGTTGCCCTAAGTCTGCACGATGTGGCGAAGCATCATAGAGCTCTGGAAACTCTAAACCTGGCTCTAAACACCTTTCAAGGGATGAGCATGGGCAGCACGTCTCAGTGGAAGCCATCGCAGGCGGGCCTCCTGATCTCCACAACGGTCGTGCTTCGCCTGCAAGACATTCTTTTGAACTCGGAGGGCTACAGCTTCTTACTCACCAGCAGGCTGCTACAAGATTGCCTTGAGAATCTTTTCTCTGTGGTTCGTCTCAGGAAGCCTGTCCCAGACGCCTATGATATGAAATGCGCACTGAAACTTGTGTGCATAAGCCAATTTTTGCACACGCCGTCTACCACCAGCTACAGTGTTGACGATTCTGAGTACCTGGTTGACCTTCTGTCAAACGGGAAACGTGAACTCGCTGAAGCCGAGGTAAAGGAAATCGATGACTCGGAGGTTCTTTTCATTGAAGCGCTAACATCGACTGAATGCAGCATTCTGTTCCATATTGCCGGATTCCTCGTTAAAGGTATTCTGAAAGCCATAAATAATTGCGAGCAGTGCAAAGCTACTCTGCTCGGTTCTAGTGACGCTGAAAATGCATATCTCACAAGGCTGAAGGAGTACCTCGAAAATGGCGACAACCTGCATTACCCCAGTCCTGAAGTGATGAAAGTGCTGAAGTCGTGCGAGGAGCATTTTAAGGGCATCACAGAATGGGCGGAAAGCCTTCTAACTATGAAATCTCCAGTGCAGGCTGTGATAACATACCTAAGACAAATGGTTCCGTTTAATGTTGAAACATGCCAGGCTCACAACGAAATCATTCAGAAGTTGTTATACTCGACCTACGCTCGAACGAGGCTGCGAATTCACCTGCgacaactggaagaaaaaaaagtcaatggACATGCAAGCAAAACGTGTGCTGGCGTCAGCTTGCCGTGA